One genomic region from Vibrio cyclitrophicus encodes:
- a CDS encoding YggN family protein, with product MKSNVFTKNRVFTKNNVLIASLTAVISFVSLPTFASQCRVDLKNELRIDDQKVEIHQVNGDTAILDGNNDLYIHGEKVALDAVQQAAIEKYRDSMNEYLPRAKQMANDSLALANDVIDDIAASLDSPESFDNVKESMKTYFAELESRYYKDGELVLPADSFDSMANGWSEDFEKAKEIFNQEFISSAFNAMSEKMKQDGGLNLTELADSMAELKLKVEERMKEHAQQMEEEGTEFCDSLDEMAEQEKELHEIIPNLKDYQVFTI from the coding sequence AACAATGTATTAATCGCATCGTTAACAGCGGTAATCTCTTTTGTGAGCCTGCCAACTTTTGCTTCCCAGTGTCGAGTTGATTTGAAGAATGAATTACGAATTGATGATCAAAAAGTCGAAATCCATCAAGTAAACGGTGATACAGCGATTCTCGATGGCAACAACGATCTTTATATTCATGGTGAAAAGGTAGCACTTGATGCCGTTCAACAAGCGGCGATTGAAAAATACCGCGACAGCATGAATGAGTATTTGCCTCGTGCAAAACAAATGGCGAATGACAGCTTAGCCTTGGCGAATGATGTTATTGATGACATCGCTGCCAGCCTAGATTCTCCAGAGTCGTTTGATAATGTAAAAGAATCAATGAAAACGTACTTTGCTGAATTAGAGTCTCGTTACTATAAAGATGGCGAGTTAGTCCTGCCGGCTGACAGTTTCGATTCTATGGCCAATGGCTGGTCTGAAGATTTCGAAAAGGCTAAGGAGATCTTTAACCAAGAGTTTATCTCAAGTGCCTTTAATGCGATGTCTGAAAAGATGAAGCAAGACGGTGGTTTAAACCTTACCGAATTGGCTGATAGTATGGCTGAATTAAAGCTTAAAGTTGAAGAGCGGATGAAAGAGCATGCTCAACAAATGGAAGAGGAAGGCACTGAGTTCTGTGATTCTCTTGATGAGATGGCAGAACAAGAGAAAGAATTGCATGAAATCATCCCTAACCTAAAAGACTA